A window of Hevea brasiliensis isolate MT/VB/25A 57/8 chromosome 14, ASM3005281v1, whole genome shotgun sequence contains these coding sequences:
- the LOC110646715 gene encoding acyl-CoA-binding domain-containing protein 4 yields the protein MGTEEIKKDMDVSEWFSQLTYDQWIAIPASGARPSARYKHAAAVADEKLYISGGSRNGRYLSDVQVFDFRSSAWSSLKLKSERKADKAEDNSQEVLPATSDHSMVKWGNKLLLLGGHSKKSSDSMTVRFIDLETHLCGVIETSGNAPVARGGHSATLVGSRLIIFGGENSSRRLLNDLYALDLEKMTWDVLETTQTPPAPRFDHTATLHAGCYLLIFGGCSHSIFFNDLHVLDLQTMEWSQPEIQGHLVAPRAGHAGIAIDENWYIVGGGDNKNGCPETLVLNMSKLAWSALTSVNGRDPLASEGLSVCSTLIDGEKHLVAFGGYNGKYNNEVFVMRLKPRDMLRPKIFQSPAAAAAAASVTAAYALAKSEKLDFSNMNFNSRGVESSPSEQDLTIEIDAIKEDKKVLELSLAEVRAENSRLREKIDEVNSTHSELSKELHSVQGQLVAERSRCFKLEAQIAELQKMLESLQSIENEVQILRRQKSAIEREIELNASAQRQGSGGVWRWLAG from the exons ATGGGAACAGAGGAGATTAAGAAGGATATGGATGTGAGCGAGTGGTTTTCACAGCTGACCTATGACCAGTGGATAGCAATACCTGCTTCTGGTGCACGACCTTCAGCTCGCTATAAG CATGCTGCAGCAGTTGCTGATGAAAAGCTGTACATCTCTGGTGGGAGTCGCAATGGTCGGTACCTATCTGATGTTCAG GTATTTGATTTTAGAAGTTCAGCATGGTCTAGTCTAAAACTCAAATCTGAGCGGAAAGCTGATAAAGCTGAAGATAACTCTCAGGAAGTTCTTCCAGCCACCTCAGATCACAGTATG GTTAAGTGGGGAAACAAACTACTACTTCTTGGTGGGCATTCCAAGAAATCTTCTGATAGTATGACAG TGCGGTTCATTGATCTGGAAACACACCTCTGTGGTGTCATTGAAACATCAGGAAATGCTCCG GTAGCTCGAGGGGGCCATTCTGCTACTTTGGTTGGTTCTAGGCTGATAATTTTTGGTGGAGAAAATAGTAGCAGGAGATTGCTTAATGATCTTTATGCTCTTGATTTGGAAAAAATGACTTGGGATGTATTAGAGACAAC GCAGACACCTCCAGCTCCCAGATTTGATCACACAGCCACGCTACATGCAGGATGCTACCTTTTAATATTTGGTGGTTGTTCTCATTCCATCTTTTTCAATGATCTCCATGTACTAGACTTGCAAACT ATGGAGTGGTCCCAACCAGAAATTCAAGGTCATTTGGTAGCCCCTAGGGCTGGTCATGCCGGTATAGCCATTGATGAAAACTGGTATATTGTTGGTGGTGGAGATAACAAAAATG GATGCCCAGAAACCCTTGTATTGAATATGTCTAAGCTAGCATGGTCAGCGTTGACAAGTGTAAACGGAAGGGATCCTCTTGCTAGTGAG GGACTCAGTGTTTGCTCAACATTAATTGATGGAGAGAAGCATTTGGTTGCCTTTGGTGGCTATAACGGGAAATATAACAATGAG GTTTTTGTTATGAGACTCAAACCAAGAGACATGCTCCGCCCCAAGATTTTTCAATCACCAGCGGCAGCTGCAGCAGCAGCTTCTGTTACTGCTGCATATGCCTTGGCCAAATCTGAAAAGTTGGATTTCTCCAACATGAATTTCAACTCGAGAGGCGTTGAAAGCAGTCCTTCTGAGCAagatttaacaattgaaattgatgcaattaaagaAGACAAAAAGGTGTTGGAACTGTCACTTGCAGAAGTGAGAGCAGAAAATTCTCGGCTCAGGGAAAAGATCGATGAAGTTAACAGTACTCATTCGGAATTGTCCAAG GAACTTCATTCTGTCCAAGGTCAACTGGTAGCTGAGAGATCAAGATGCTTTAAACTGGAG GCACAAATAGCTGAATTACAGAAGATGCTAGAATCACTGCAGTCCATAGAGAATGAAGTACAAATACTTAGGAGACAGAAGTCTGCTATTGAGCGGGAGATAGAGCTTAATGCATCTGCACAGAGACAAGGTTCTGGGGGTGTCTGGCGGTGGTTAGCTGGGTAA